One genomic window of Proteiniborus ethanoligenes includes the following:
- the rsxE gene encoding electron transport complex subunit RsxE — protein MGFKDIKNGLINENPTFVQLLGMCPTLAVTTSAISGMSMGLATTSVLIGSNLVISLLRKAIPDKIRIPAFVVIIASFVTLIQMLMNAYVPALYASLGLFIPLIVVNCIILGRAEAFASKNGPIRSIADGVGMGLGFTWALTLLGIVREILGSGSIFGYQVFGEAFKPALIMILPPGAFLALGILIGFSNWLKKKKAINN, from the coding sequence ATGGGCTTTAAAGATATAAAAAACGGATTAATTAATGAAAATCCAACTTTCGTTCAGCTATTAGGCATGTGTCCCACATTAGCAGTTACAACATCTGCTATTAGTGGTATGTCTATGGGGTTGGCAACTACTTCGGTACTAATAGGTTCAAACCTTGTTATTTCACTTTTAAGAAAAGCTATACCAGATAAAATTAGAATACCAGCTTTTGTTGTAATAATTGCATCATTTGTTACTTTAATACAGATGCTAATGAATGCTTATGTACCTGCACTATATGCTTCATTAGGCTTATTCATTCCATTAATAGTTGTAAACTGTATAATATTAGGTAGAGCAGAGGCTTTTGCATCTAAAAATGGACCAATTAGATCAATTGCTGATGGAGTTGGTATGGGACTTGGTTTTACATGGGCCCTTACACTGCTTGGAATAGTAAGAGAAATACTAGGCTCAGGCTCCATATTTGGATATCAAGTTTTTGGTGAGGCATTTAAACCTGCGTTAATAATGATATTACCTCCTGGCGCATTTCTTGCTTTA
- a CDS encoding RnfABCDGE type electron transport complex subunit D — protein sequence MENRLIASSSPHIRSDETISRIMLDVIIALLPATLASIYFFRFNALKLIVLSVAAAIITEAIFQKAMKKPITINDLSAVVTGLLVAFNIPSSAPWWIPVIGSAFAIGIVKQFFGGLGHNFMNPALAARAMLLASWPTIMTDWVTPGVDAISTVTPLAILKGQAEGALSMTDMLMGNIGGSLGETSALLLILGGIYLLYRGVINWRIPFTYIGTVVVMMLIFGGGVENTVYHLLAGGLMLGAFYMATDYSSSPVTKKGQIIFGIGAGLLTAIIRLKGGYPEGVSYSILLMNVAAPLIDKYTSPKVFGEVKQNA from the coding sequence ATGGAAAATAGATTAATAGCTTCATCTTCTCCACATATAAGGTCAGATGAAACTATTTCCAGAATAATGCTGGACGTAATTATAGCACTTCTTCCTGCCACATTAGCCAGCATATACTTTTTTAGGTTTAATGCTTTAAAATTAATAGTACTTTCTGTTGCCGCAGCAATTATTACAGAAGCTATATTTCAAAAAGCTATGAAAAAACCTATAACAATTAATGATTTAAGTGCTGTTGTAACAGGATTATTAGTAGCATTTAATATTCCATCTTCAGCACCATGGTGGATACCAGTTATCGGCTCTGCCTTTGCAATTGGTATCGTAAAACAATTTTTTGGTGGACTTGGTCATAATTTCATGAATCCTGCACTAGCTGCTAGAGCAATGCTGTTAGCATCCTGGCCTACAATAATGACAGATTGGGTTACTCCAGGAGTAGATGCTATAAGTACTGTTACACCTTTGGCAATACTAAAAGGACAAGCAGAAGGCGCTCTTTCTATGACAGATATGCTAATGGGTAACATTGGAGGTAGCTTAGGAGAAACATCGGCTTTATTATTAATTCTAGGTGGAATTTATCTGCTATATAGAGGAGTAATCAACTGGAGAATACCATTTACTTATATAGGTACAGTTGTTGTCATGATGCTTATTTTTGGTGGTGGAGTAGAAAACACTGTTTATCATTTACTGGCAGGAGGTTTGATGCTAGGAGCATTTTATATGGCTACAGACTATTCATCATCACCTGTTACTAAAAAAGGACAAATAATATTTGGAATAGGTGCTGGACTATTAACAGCTATTATTAGATTAAAGGGTGGATATCCAGAGGGAGTTTCCTATTCTATACTTTTAATGAACGTAGCAGCTCCACTTATAGACAAATATACTAGCCCTAAAGTATTTGGGGAGGTGAAGCAGAATGCGTGA
- a CDS encoding RnfABCDGE type electron transport complex subunit G — protein MREIIKLGLILFIITAIAASVLAVANNATSGIIAEVQEQENNKARQEVLPLAQSFVPLDEKEFEEIVLDNDKVKEIYMGNSGSGQLTGYTIKTVSKGYGGEIEIITGISIDGKVTGMKVVSHSETPGLGANATKPEFQNQFLEKLTSPSIAVVKSAPKENEIQAIAGATITSKSVSDGVNIALDVFNNKLSK, from the coding sequence ATGCGTGAGATTATTAAGCTTGGTCTAATTCTTTTCATAATAACAGCAATAGCTGCTTCAGTTCTTGCAGTAGCTAATAATGCCACAAGTGGAATAATTGCAGAGGTTCAAGAACAAGAAAACAATAAGGCAAGACAAGAAGTATTACCATTGGCACAAAGTTTTGTGCCTTTAGACGAAAAAGAATTTGAAGAAATAGTATTAGATAATGATAAGGTAAAAGAAATATATATGGGCAATTCCGGAAGTGGCCAATTGACAGGGTACACTATTAAGACAGTATCTAAAGGATATGGCGGTGAAATAGAGATAATAACTGGCATTTCTATAGATGGAAAGGTTACTGGGATGAAAGTTGTAAGTCATTCGGAGACTCCGGGACTTGGAGCTAATGCAACTAAGCCAGAATTTCAAAACCAGTTTCTTGAGAAGTTAACTTCGCCAAGTATTGCAGTAGTAAAATCTGCACCAAAAGAAAATGAGATACAGGCTATAGCAGGTGCAACTATTACTTCAAAGAGCGTTTCTGATGGAGTAAATATAGCCTTAGACGTATTTAATAATAAACTTTCAAAATAG
- the rsxC gene encoding electron transport complex subunit RsxC gives MKFKSFTFKGGIHPPHYKEYSEKAEIEKAEEPKVVIIPMQQHIGAPCEPIVKVGDKVKLGQKIGEAKAFVSAPIHATVSGTVKRVAPMDTPTGNAMCIIIESDGLNEVDENVKPKGNIEELTKEEIVSIIKEAGITGQGGAGFPTHVKLSPPPDKKIDTVILNGAECEPYLTADHRVMLEQPEKVVYGLKALMKAVGVNKGYIGIENNKPDAIAAIMKAIENEENIEVVSLVAKYPQGDEKRLINAITGREVPSGGLPMDVGVIVNNVGTAVAVANAIQTGMPLVERIVTVTGSAINTPKNLLVRIGTPFKDIIEQCGGYKGTLGKLVMGGPMMGLAQFTDEVPAIKGTSGILVLNEMDARIPKPDPCIRCAKCVEICPVNLQPLFISQLSLKGMYDDTQKYHVLDCIECGSCSYICPSKRPLLESIRVAKKEVIAKRRKS, from the coding sequence ATGAAATTCAAAAGCTTTACCTTTAAAGGTGGGATACATCCTCCACATTATAAGGAATACTCAGAAAAAGCTGAGATAGAAAAAGCTGAAGAACCAAAGGTTGTTATAATACCAATGCAGCAACATATTGGCGCTCCTTGTGAACCCATTGTTAAGGTAGGAGATAAAGTGAAGCTTGGCCAGAAAATTGGTGAAGCAAAAGCCTTTGTATCTGCACCAATACATGCAACAGTTTCTGGTACAGTTAAAAGAGTAGCTCCTATGGATACTCCAACAGGTAATGCTATGTGCATTATTATAGAATCTGATGGACTAAATGAGGTAGATGAAAACGTTAAACCTAAAGGTAATATTGAGGAACTTACTAAAGAAGAGATAGTAAGTATTATTAAAGAAGCCGGAATAACTGGTCAAGGAGGAGCTGGTTTCCCTACGCATGTAAAGCTGTCTCCACCACCAGACAAAAAAATTGATACAGTTATTCTAAATGGTGCAGAATGTGAGCCTTACTTGACTGCAGACCACAGAGTAATGCTAGAGCAGCCTGAAAAAGTTGTATATGGGCTTAAAGCATTAATGAAGGCTGTAGGTGTAAATAAGGGCTATATAGGAATTGAAAACAACAAGCCTGATGCTATAGCTGCAATTATGAAAGCCATAGAAAATGAAGAAAACATTGAGGTAGTATCTCTTGTAGCAAAATATCCTCAAGGAGATGAGAAGCGTTTAATAAACGCTATTACTGGAAGAGAGGTTCCTTCTGGTGGATTACCTATGGATGTAGGTGTTATTGTTAACAATGTTGGTACTGCAGTAGCTGTTGCTAATGCTATACAGACAGGAATGCCTTTAGTGGAAAGGATAGTTACAGTTACAGGTAGTGCAATAAATACTCCTAAAAATCTTTTAGTTAGAATAGGAACACCATTTAAAGATATTATAGAACAGTGTGGCGGATATAAAGGAACTCTTGGAAAGCTTGTAATGGGTGGACCAATGATGGGACTAGCTCAGTTTACAGATGAAGTACCTGCTATAAAGGGAACCTCTGGAATACTAGTTTTAAATGAAATGGATGCTAGAATTCCAAAGCCAGATCCTTGTATTAGATGTGCTAAATGTGTAGAAATTTGTCCAGTAAACCTGCAACCACTGTTTATAAGCCAGTTATCTTTAAAAGGTATGTATGATGATACACAAAAATATCATGTGTTAGATTGTATTGAGTGTGGTTCATGTTCATATATTTGTCCATCTAAGAGACCGCTATTAGAGTCAATTAGAGTAGCAAAAAAAGAAGTAATAGCAAAAAGAAGAAAGAGCTAA